A window of Polypterus senegalus isolate Bchr_013 chromosome 14, ASM1683550v1, whole genome shotgun sequence contains these coding sequences:
- the ptger4c gene encoding prostaglandin E receptor 4 (subtype EP4) c yields MLPTVDADFANSTQIPANTSLPLTLESRALAPSAIMFALGVLGNLIAIVVLCTTKKEQKETTFYTLVCGLAVTDLLGTCFTSPVVIATYITGKWPGGYMLCDFFSFSMLFFGSAGMSILCAMAIERYLAINHAYFYSHYVDRTMARLALAVTYIINVVLCILPSFGFGAHVRHFPGTWCFLDWRSVNPISASFSYLYGGFMILLIAVTVLCNLAVCGSLVRMSQRARLVRAEVSGKDVGRPRRRFPRLANATSAAEIQMFWLLIFMTIVFLVCSIPLVVQIFINQLYGPSIILAGGKPDYRNDLLVIRFASFNPILDPWVYILCRKNLLTKGCERVKRTVGIAKEDHTRKVGWISGQHTPPSYINSVTTSYASLQIRDERHGTQKHADVRTKSFTDFTIQQTWDLDISKSNFHPFSLHHDTTLDFDKHNSPSKPVICNIVQETSTPEVSKCCEPAQGPPVQRTPDRQFEMVTCTFSTPTSCVSEKCI; encoded by the exons ATGCTGCCTACAGTGGATGCCGACTTTGCCAATTCTACACAAATCCCCGCTAACACCTCCTTGCCGTTAACTTTGGAATCAAGAGCCCTGGCTCCTTCTGCTATTATGTTCGCTTTGGGGGTCTTAGGAAACCTCATCGCCATAGTGGTCCTATGCACtacaaaaaaggaacaaaaagaaacaactttCTATACTTTAGTGTGCGGACTCGCCGTGACTGATCTCCTGGGAACTTGCTTTACCAGCCCCGTGGTAATAGCGACTTACATAACTGGTAAATGGCCAGGAGGCTATATGTTATGtgacttcttctccttctccatgCTGTTCTTTGGATCAGCTGGGATGTCCATACTGTGCGCTATGGCCATCGAACGCTACCTGGCAATAAATCATGCCTACTTCTACTCGCACTACGTGGATAGGACAATGGCAAGGCTGGCCCTTGCTGTCACCTAcattataaatgttgttttgtgcattttgccAAGCTTCGGTTTCGGTGCTCATGTGAGGCACTTTCCTGGCACTTGGTGTTTCTTAGACTGGAGGTCTGTAAACCCAATTTCAGCATCCTTTTCCTACCTGTACGGAGGATTCATGATCCTGCTGATTGCCGTGACTGTCTTGTGCAATCTGGCAGTGTGCGGCTCACTCGTGCGGATGAGCCAGAGAGCCCGACTGGTGCGAGCAGAGGTGTCCGGGAAAGATGTGGGCAGACCCAGGCGACGCTTCCCGCGACTCGCCAACGCAACATCAGCTGCTGAAATCCAGATGTTTTGGCTGCTTATATTCATGACAATTGTCTTTCTGGTCTGCTCAATTCCACTTGTG GTGCAGATATTTATAAATCAGCTGTATGGCCCTTCCATTATTTTAGCGGGTGGTAAACCAGACTATCGCAATGACCTCCTGGTTATCCGCTTTGCCTCCTTCAACCCCATTCTCGATCCATGGGTGTACATCTTATGTCGGAAGAACCTGCTGACCAAAGGCTGTGAGCGAGTGAAACGAACAGTGGGAATTGCTAAAGAAGATCACACCCGTAAAGTGGGCTGGATTAGCGGGCAGCATACACCTCCGTCATATATCAACAGTGTCACTACTAGTTACGCGTCTCTACAGATTCGTGATGAAAGACATGGCACCCAGAAGCATGCTGATGTGCGGACTAAATCTTTTACTGATTTTACCATCCAGCAGACTTGGGATCTGGACATATCTAAGTCTAACTTTCATCCCTTCAGCCTTCACCATGATACAACTCTTGATTTTGATAAGCATAATAGTCCATCCAAACCTGTTATATGTAATATTGTTCAAGAGACTTCCACCCCAGAGGTGAGTAAATGCTGTGAACCTGCACAAGGACCACCTGTACAGCGGACACCGGACAGACAGTTTGAGATGGTCACCTGCACCTTCAGCACGCCTACATCATGTGTGTCTGAGAAATGCATATAG